From the genome of Synchiropus splendidus isolate RoL2022-P1 chromosome 17, RoL_Sspl_1.0, whole genome shotgun sequence, one region includes:
- the LOC128748086 gene encoding odorant receptor 131-2-like codes for MVSNSSVTVQRQSEQERIMVSVFTGVPCVTLLTINAIILFTLRSKQVFRETSRYVLLTNLLVADSLFMMISQILFILANCRVFLTYPVCGTLILHTMLTESIFPLTLAVMSIERYVAVCFPLRHSSIVTMRSTAAAIAVVWAFSCVNVLIRVVLMCQFAYEELDNLEMSRICDSFVVLMVPAAAEYDRIYNILLFSTAGFTMTSTFIAVLITARSASVERNSVRKVQNTLLLHMIQLVLGLSSRIFIPVSVALFQVMSWISFVRMMNVMYVLVVLLPRCLSSLIYGLRDQTIRPNLLSNLCCGLKLAAKKQIS; via the coding sequence TTACGCTGCTAACCATTAATGCCATCATTCTGTTCACCCTGAGGAGTAAACAAGTGTTTCGGGAGACGTCGCGCTATGTTCTTCTGACTAACCTTCTTGTTGCAGACTCTCTTTTCATGATGATCAGTCAGATCCTGTTCATTCTGGCTAACTGCAGAGTTTTCTTAACATATCCTGTGTGTGGCACATTAATCCTCCATACTATGCTAACAGAGAGCATCTTTCCTCTCACGCTGGCTGTGATGTCTATAGAGAGatatgtggctgtgtgttttcctctcagacactcctccatcgtcaccatgagatccacagcagcagccatcgctGTAGTGTGGGCTTTCTCTTGTGTCAATGTTCTGATCCGTGTTGTGCTGATGTGTCAATTTGCATATGAAGAACTGGACAATCTGGAGATGTCAAGGATTTGTGActcatttgttgtgttgatggttccagctgctgctgaataTGATCGAATCTACAACatcttgttgttttccacagcaggtTTTACCATGACGTCCACTTTTATTGCAGTCTTAATCACAGCCAGGTCGGCCTCAGTGGAAAGAAATTCAGTCCGTAAAGTTCAGAatactctgctgctgcacatgatccAGCTGGTGCTCGGTCTCTCCTCCAGAATATTCATTCCTGTATCTGTGGCTCTTTTTCAAGTGATGAGCTGGATCAGTTTTGTCCGTATGATGAATGTCATGTATGTGTTGGTTGTTCTTCTCCCCAGATGTCTAAGCTCCCTCATCTATGGTCTCAGAGACCAGACCATCAGACCCAACCTCTTGTCTAATCTCTGCTGTGGACTCAAACTTGCTGCAAAGAAGCAGATCTCATAG